The Streptomyces sp. NBC_00659 genomic interval CCGCGGGCGGGGCGGGAGCGCGACTCGCCCCGCCCGACGATCTGCTCTCGTCGGCCGTGGCTTCCGGTTCGTCCGTCTTCATCGTTCGACCACCCGCGCGCTCGCAAGTCCCGGGCCTCAAGGGGCGGAGACCGCAAGGCCAACGGTCACGATCCGGCTGCCCCGAGACGGCTCGACGGCCGGGTCCACGAGGCCGTCCCACTCATTCTGAGTCCGGTCGGTCGAAACCGCCTCACGGACGATCCGCCCGTGCGGTGCCCGAGTAGTGGCCGGTCCGGTGAGGCGGGTGGCGGTTCGTCGCCGGATCGCTCGCGGAGGTCAGGTGGTGCGCAGAGTCCGCTGGGCGAGTCGGTACGCGGGAAGCATCTCTGTGTACTCCCCGGTGTCCAGTCCGTCGAGGTGCACGACGACCGGGCCGTCCTCGGTGGTGACGGCGAAGGCGGACTCCTTCGACGACTCCTGGAGGGCCTCGCTGGTGTAGACGTACTCCACCTCGGCGCCGGACAGGCCGTCCGTGTCGAACGTGCGGTAGACCGCCTTGCCCGCGCCGTGCTCGGCGGCCACGAAGGCCTTGAGCACCTTGGTGGCGTCGTCGGCGCCCGGTTTTCCGGTCCAGACCCGGAGGTAGCCGATGTTCCCGGCGGGCTTGGCGTCGATCTCGCAGACGAGGCTGACCGGTCCTTGCCGGAACAGCGGATCCGTGACGTCCCTGGTGCCGTCCGTTTCGATCGGGGCCTGCGCCGCCGCGTCGATGGACTGCGGCTTCCAGTCCTCGGCCGTGTCGAAGCTGACCGGCAGCTCGCAGGCCGAGCCCG includes:
- a CDS encoding lipoprotein — protein: MAAGIRGGWRVAVYVALSTVVATGCSTTADESPKAGTSVTSTDQASGAAGTTAKSGATLGPAGSACELPVSFDTAEDWKPQSIDAAAQAPIETDGTRDVTDPLFRQGPVSLVCEIDAKPAGNIGYLRVWTGKPGADDATKVLKAFVAAEHGAGKAVYRTFDTDGLSGAEVEYVYTSEALQESSKESAFAVTTEDGPVVVHLDGLDTGEYTEMLPAYRLAQRTLRTT